A single Anatilimnocola floriformis DNA region contains:
- a CDS encoding lipopolysaccharide biosynthesis protein: protein MSGNDEIVMPPVEAEVKPAQAGALSQSAMWVVIARGWNVAASAALSFLLPRWFGANVGACGEVLLVLSLVGIAAMIGSFGLPETMIRHVAANLAQGNHSAIRLLVRRCGLLLLMTSMTTAALTAAYFWLDGFERFHLPGSILLAVVVGSAIVALAWQMVGAAVLRGMHEVKWANLLSGGQSGGPIAVSLFLAVLATMFLLSLGVTSTRAAQVLSAAITFTAVITLWQMSRALPATGSSALDGQVPSVSELAFDALPIALSQIAAFCTLSADLWLVSRFFGTDDVAFYGSAKRLVLLLGIPEQLAMLTIIAVIPSLYARGQIAELQRVIRQATSLAALPAIIAAVALIVLPQQVLGLAFGPQYKAAAGVLVILTLGQLTANCLGPCGYVLLMTGRRWTVLCITLVCGVSAIVVGAIGAHFGGLMGLAIAAAICTATQITLEWLAARYFVGVWCHASPLLIQAAVTRARTTPPPKESPL, encoded by the coding sequence GTGTCTGGCAACGATGAAATTGTGATGCCGCCGGTCGAGGCAGAGGTGAAACCCGCCCAAGCCGGCGCGCTATCGCAATCGGCGATGTGGGTCGTGATCGCACGTGGTTGGAACGTCGCCGCTTCGGCAGCGCTCAGCTTTTTGTTGCCGCGCTGGTTCGGCGCCAACGTCGGAGCCTGCGGCGAAGTACTCCTCGTTCTTTCGCTGGTTGGCATTGCCGCGATGATCGGCTCGTTCGGATTGCCCGAAACGATGATCCGCCACGTCGCCGCTAACCTGGCTCAAGGCAATCACTCGGCCATTCGCTTACTGGTCCGGCGCTGCGGATTGCTTCTGTTAATGACCTCGATGACGACCGCAGCACTCACTGCGGCCTACTTTTGGCTCGATGGATTTGAGCGATTTCATTTACCCGGCAGCATCTTGCTCGCCGTTGTTGTCGGTTCGGCGATTGTGGCACTCGCCTGGCAAATGGTCGGCGCAGCCGTTCTGCGCGGCATGCATGAAGTGAAATGGGCCAATCTCCTCTCCGGTGGACAATCAGGCGGACCGATCGCGGTGTCGCTGTTTCTCGCCGTACTGGCGACGATGTTCTTACTGTCCCTGGGCGTGACGAGCACTCGGGCCGCGCAGGTCTTGTCGGCGGCGATCACGTTCACCGCGGTTATCACGCTGTGGCAGATGAGTCGCGCTTTGCCTGCCACCGGATCGAGTGCGCTCGATGGCCAGGTTCCCTCGGTGAGCGAACTTGCTTTCGATGCCCTGCCGATCGCGCTCTCGCAGATCGCAGCATTCTGCACGCTCTCGGCTGATCTGTGGCTCGTCAGCCGGTTCTTTGGGACCGACGATGTCGCGTTCTACGGCAGCGCGAAACGTCTTGTGCTGTTGCTCGGCATTCCCGAACAACTCGCGATGCTCACGATCATCGCCGTCATTCCCAGTTTGTACGCCCGCGGCCAAATCGCGGAACTGCAGCGAGTCATTCGGCAAGCAACGAGCCTGGCCGCCTTGCCGGCGATCATCGCCGCCGTCGCACTCATTGTGCTGCCTCAGCAAGTGCTCGGACTGGCGTTTGGTCCTCAATACAAAGCCGCCGCGGGAGTGCTTGTCATCCTGACGCTCGGACAACTGACCGCAAATTGCCTTGGGCCGTGTGGCTACGTGCTGCTGATGACAGGTCGCCGCTGGACGGTGCTCTGCATCACGCTGGTCTGCGGCGTATCGGCGATCGTGGTCGGGGCGATCGGCGCTCATTTCGGCGGATTGATGGGTCTGGCGATCGCGGCAGCGATTTGCACGGCAACTCAGATCACGCTCGAATGGCTGGCCGCGCGCTATTTCGTCGGCGTGTGGTGTCATGCCTCGCCGCTGCTGATTCAAGCGGCAGTCACGCGCGCTCGGACGACTCCACCACCAAAGGAGTCACCACTGTGA